A single genomic interval of Helianthus annuus cultivar XRQ/B chromosome 13, HanXRQr2.0-SUNRISE, whole genome shotgun sequence harbors:
- the LOC110897372 gene encoding uncharacterized protein LOC110897372, whose product MELQRRNCGDNYWNLQSNWGFLMESPPHSRLMQPLCGGSGGGGGLGFIEHTVTKFDTLAGVAIKYGVEVADIKRMNGLTTDLQMFARKTLHIPLPGRHPPSPIMSNGYDTHGPRKSETTPPNRRRSDMFDSIKSLKLSSSSPQTISPSMDALRDYYGLKPANQNGTSERFGSGAYQKAGPKNIEHGPEPPQSSNPPIGLHRKCKSLANGMSEQGDATNGDGPVANGKKPDSDTWYDKLMRRRLSDVNLQTHTPEKLLKPDTNNTTNTTSAFSAAAGKGLALRPKAASRTANDSDGLQNMPPIKLGGSSISDASGVKKSSSSPSFYDSYNNGNGNGNNGTSISSIWQSSVLNLTVELQALSSAAMTRPIFDGLPKPMSGRKSKAAID is encoded by the exons ATGGAGTTGCAGAGGCGAAATTGTGGGGATAATTATTGGAATTTGCAGTCGAATTGGGGGTTTTTGATGGAATCACCACCGCATTCGCGTTTGATGCAACCGTTatgtggtggtagtggtggtggtggtggtttgggGTTTATTGAACATACGGTTACGAAATTTGATACGCTTGCTGGTGTTGCGATTAAGTATGGTGTTGAG GTGGCTGACATAAAAAGGATGAACGGGCTGACAACCGATCTACAAATGTTTGCGCGAAAGACGCTTCATATACCTCTACCAGGAAGGCACCCGCCTTCTCCCATCATGTCAAATGGATATGATACTCACGG GCCAAGAAAGTCTGAGACGACACCGCCCAACCGTAGACGTTCTGATATGTTCGACTCGATAAAATCCCTAAAGTTATCATCTTCGTCCCCACAAACCATTTCACCATCCATGGATGCTTTACGAGACTATTACGGTCTCAAACCAGCCAATCAAAACGGTACTAGTGAAAGATTTGGGTCCGGTGCTTATCAAAAAGCGGGTCCAAAAAACATAGAACACGGGCCAGAACCACCCCAAAGTTCCAATCCGCCAATCGGCCTTCACAGGAAATGTAAAAGTTTAGCGAACGGGATGTCAGAACAAGGTGACGCCACAAATGGCGATGGTCCCGTTGCAAATGGGAAAAAACCCGATTCCGATACATGGTATGACAAATTAATGAGAAGGCGTTTATCCGATGTTAACCTTCAAACTCACACCCCAGAAAAGTTGCTTAAACCCGACACCAACAACACCACCAACACCACTAGCGCGTTTTCAGCGGCTGCCGGAAAAGGCTTAGCCTTGAGACCAAAAGCCGCCAGCCGGACCGCCAATGACTCCGATGGTCTGCAGAACATGCCGCCTATAAAATTAGGGGGTTCGTCAATTTCAGATGCTTCTGGAGTGAAAAAGTCTTCTAGCTCACCAAGCTTTTACGATTCATATAATAATGGTAATGGTAACGGTAATAATGGTACATCCATATCGTCGATTTGGCAATCTTCCGTGTTAAATTTGACTGTTGAACTTCAAGCTTTGTCTAGTGCCGCCATGACTAGACCGATATTTGATGGGTTGCCGAAGCCGATGAGTGGGCGGAAGAGCAAAGCGGCTATTGATTAG
- the LOC110900408 gene encoding uncharacterized protein LOC110900408, with amino-acid sequence MESLNSFRDMSGLVPSLSKSTSFFCNVPARVKNQILSLVPFPEGALPIKYLGVPLIASRLLKSDCKVLVERIAKRLLDWKTKFLSFAGRLQLVNSVLAAMYSYWAAVFCLPASIIKSIERIMKDFLWSHGSLGSKRAKVAWKDVCLPKSEGGLGIRKVSDVNKSLMTFHIYSIVSGRKSLWVEWIQAHRLRGRSFWDIKVPQSSTWGWRKLLSFRSLVRKFFWKQIGNGESTSLWHDTWCNQCPLSRYISTRNMYQHGFSIFSKVAEVVHNGMWSWPEAWRDLFPVLFQLNPIYIVPNKQDVTLWRSDGGKLMSFSSKQVWEAIRARGQETTWSKIVWSGCNIPRHSFHCWLIFRRKLWTQDRIQKWNYLTSGSMNMMCCLLCQRELESHEHLFFQCSYSSSVLDAIKDKSSMKMVPNKWVDIVGWLLPKATSRSLNSVIGKLLIKATAYFVWQERNYRFFNNQLRPPEVLINIINDNVRLKLLSFNYKDKPHVRKILEDWKLSSVEFFGET; translated from the coding sequence ATGGAGTCGCTAAATAGTTTCAGGGACATGTCTGGGCTCGTTCCCAGCTTGAGCAAAAGCACTTCGTTCTTCTGTAATGTCCCAGCTCGAGTAAAGAACCAGATCTTGTCCTTAGTTCCGTTTCCAGAGGGAGCGTTGCCTATTAAATATCTTGGAGTGCCGCTGATTGCTTCTAGATTGCTTAAAAGTGATTGCAAGGTGTTGGTTGAGAGGATTGCTAAGAGGCTTTTAGATTGGAAGACAAAGTTCTTATCTTTTGCAGGGAGGCTCCAGTTGGTTAACTCAGTTTTAGCGGCTATGTATTCTTATTGGGCTGCTGTTTTCTGTCTCCCAGCTAGTATCATCAAAAGCATAGAGAGGATTATGAAAGATTTCCTGTGGAGTCACGGATCTTTGGGTTCGAAAAGAGCGAAGGTGGCGTGGAAGGATGTTTGTCTCCCTAAGTCTGAAGGGGGGTTGGGTATTAGAAAGGTTTCGGATGTTAACAAGTCGTTAATGACCTTTCATATCTATAGTATTGTCTCGGGTCGGAAATCGTTGTGGGTGGAATGGATTCAGGCTCACCGGCTTCGAGGTAGGAGTTTTTGGGACATCAAGGTACCGCAAAGCTCAACTTGGGGTTGGCGGAAGCTTTTGTCGTTCAGGAGTTTGGTCCGCAAATTTTTTTGGAAACAAATTGGTAATGGTGAATCTACGTCTTTATGGCATGATACTTGGTGCAACCAATGCCCGCTCAGCCGTTATATCTCTACCAGAAACATGTATCAACATGGTTTTTCGATCTTTTCTAAAGTAGCCGAGGTTGTGCATAATGGCATGTGGTCGTGGCCGGAGGCATGGCGGGACCTTTTTCCGGTTTTATTCCAGCTGAATCCGATCTATATCGTTCCAAACAAGCAAGATGTCACGCTTTGGAGATCTGATGGAGGTAAACTCATGTCGTTCTCGTCTAAACAGGTATGGGAAGCTATTCGTGCTCGAGGTCAAGAAACGACATGGTCAAAGATTGTGTGGTCGGGTTGTAATATTCCGAGACATTCTTTTCATTGCTGGCTGATCTTTAGAAGGAAATTGTGGACCCAAGATCGGATTCAAAAATGGAATTATCTCACCAGTGGCTCTATGAACATGATGTGTTGTTTGTTGTGTCAACGGGAACTAGAATCGCATGAACATTTGTTTTTCCAATGTTCTTACTCCTCTTCAGTTTTGGATGCTATCAAGGATAAGTCTAGTATGAAGATGGTGCCTAACAAGTGGGTTGACATTGTTGGATGGCTACTACCGAAAGCGACATCAAGGTCCCTAAATTCGGTTATTGGTAAACTTCTTATCAAGGCGACTGCGTATTTTGTTTGGCAAGAAAGAAATTACAGGTTTTTCAACAACCAGTTAAGACCGCCTGAGGTGTTAATAAATATCATTAATGACAACGTGAGGCTGAAGTTATTATCATTCAACTACAAGGATAAGCCGCATGTGAGGAAAATCTTGGAAGATTGGAAGCTGAGCTCCGTTGAGTTCTTCGGCGAGACCTGA